Within the Thermus tengchongensis genome, the region GCTGAAGGGCTTATCCCGCCTGGGGCGCGACTCCAGCTTGGTGAGGTTCACCCCAGCTTCAGCAAAGACCGTAAGGGCCTCCAAAAGCCCCCCGGGCCGGTGGCGCACGGCGAAGACGATGCTGGTCTTGTGGGGGCCTTCCCCTTTAGGGGCCTCCTCCCGCCCTATGACGAAGAACCGGGTGTAGTTGTGGGGGTAATCCTCAATGTTTTCCGCCAGCACCTTTAGGCCGTAAAGCTCCGCGGCCCGGCGGCTGGCGATGGCCCCCACCCCGGGCTCGGGGTTCTCCGAAAGGGACCGGGCTGCCCCTGCCGTGTCAAAAACGGGGATGGGCGTAAGGCGCATGCGGGCCAGGAAGCCGTCGCACTGGGCCAGGGCCTGGGGGTGGCTTTTGACCGCTTTGAGGTCTTTGAGCTCGGTGCCCTCGGGAGCGAGGAGGCAGTGCTCCACCCGGTGGATGATCTCCCCCACCACGTGGAGGTCGCTTTCGAGAAGCAGGTCGTAGGTCTGGTTGATGCTGCCTGCGGTGGTGTTCTCCACCGGCACCACCCCGAGCTGCGCTTCCCCTGCCTCCACCGCCTCGAAGACCTGGTGGAAGGTGGGAAAGCCTATGGGGGTGGAGCCGGGAAAGTTCCTAAGCAGGGCCTCCTCGCTGTAGGCTCCTTCCGTCCCCTGGAAGGCGATCCTCATGCCCTTCATCCTACTGCTTCCCCTAGACAGGGGAAAGGCGCCTCCCTTAGCATGGCCCTTGTGGCGCGGCTGCTCGTGGTGGACGATGACCCCCGCATCCGGCACCTGTTGGAGCTCCTCCTTTCCGGGGCTGGCCACCAGGTGGTGCTGGCGGATTCCGCCAAGGCGGCCCTGGAACACCTGCGCAAGGAAACCCCGGACCTGATCCTCTTGGACATCATGATGCCGGACATGGATGGCCTCACCCTTTTGGGGCGGATCCGGGCGGTGCGGCGCCTGGCCAAGGTGCCGGTGATCATGTTCACCGGGGGTGGCAAGGAGCTGGAGGGACCCAGCCGGGCCTTGGGGGCGGATCTCTTCCTGGAGAAGCCCGTTTCCGGACGCCGGCTCAAGGAGGTGGTGGAGAACCTTCTTGCCTGGGAAGGGTATGTGCTGCCCGGTGGGGAACGGGTGAATAGCCTCGAGGAGGTGGGTAGCCGCTTGCGGCACGCCTTGCCCGAGGAGGCCCGCTTCAAGCTCCTTTGGCGAAAGACGGCGAGCCGCCGTGCCCTTCTGCAAAACCTTTTGGCCAAAGGTTGGACTGAGGCCCTTTTGCGGCGCATCCTCCCCGGCGAATACGACCTTTATGACCTCCTCGGCCACCTGGCCTTCGGCTGGCCTTTGGTGCCCTTAAGGGAGCGGGCAGCCCGGGTGCAGGACCCCCGCTTGGCTTCCCACTTGGAGGCCTATCTGGAGGAGAAGCGGCTACCCCTGGAGGGGAATGGCCTTCTGGAAGAGCTGGCCCAGGCCCTGTACGCTTAGGGGGTGGCCGAACTTTTAGAGATCACCGATCCTGAGGCCTGGAACCGGATGGTTTCCAGCCTCCCCATCACTAGCGCCTTGCAGTCCTGGGGCTGGGGGGAGGTGAAGCGGCTTTCCGGCTGGGTGCCCAGGCGGCTGGCGGTTTACGGAAAGGAAGGGCTTCTGGGGGCGGCCCAGGTGCTGCTGCGCCCCCTGCCTGGGGGTCTGCGCCTGGCCTATGCCCCTAGGGGACCTGCCCTGGCCCGCCTCGAGGACCTGCCCCAGGTGGCCCGGGCCCTGGCCCAGGGGGTCCGGGGCACCCACCTGGTCCTCGAGCCCGAGGTGGGGTTGCCGGCGGAGGAACCTTCCCCCACCTTCCCCGGCCTCCTCCTCGAGGAGTCCATCCAGCCCGCCTATTCCCTATGGCTGGACCTCACCCAAGGGGAAGAAGCCCTCCTCAAGGGGATGAAGGAGATGCACCGCCGCAATGCCCGCCTGGCCCTCAAGCGCACGGAACTTGGAGTGGAGGGGGAGGAGGCCTTTTCCGAGTTCTTCCGCCTCTTCGAGGAGACCAACCGCCGGGCCAAGCTCCTGCAGCACGCCAAAGAGTACTACCAGGCGGTGCTCAGGGAGATGAACCAGCCCTATGGGGAGGCCTTCATCGCCTTGGCCCGTAAGGAGGGGGAGGCCTTGGCGGCGGGGCTTTTCGTGGCCTTCGCCGGTAAGGTGGACTACCTCTATGGGGGAAGCAGCCGTGCCCACCCCGAGGCCAAGGCGCCCATGGGCATGCACCTGGCGGCCATCCGCCACGCCCTTGGCCGCGGCTACCGCATCTACGACCTCTGGGGCGTGCCCAGGACCCCGGAGGGCAGCCACGCGGAGGGGATATGGCGGTTTAAGGAGGGGTTTGGGGGTAGGCGCGTCCACTTTCCCGCCTACACCCTGCCCCTTTCCCCCTTCTACCGTCCCTTGAAGCTCCTCCTGCGCCTGCGCAAAACCTGGGTGAACCTGCGGGTGCGGGGAAGTGCGCGGGATGTGTTGGGCTGAAAGGGCTTGCGGGTCTTGTCATCTTTCTCAAGGGGCCTTGGGTAAGGTGGGAGGGTGGTGCGGCTCCTCCTTCTCCTTGTTGTCGTCTTCGGTATGGTTTTTTGGTTCCTCCGGCCCCCGCCAAGGCCCTTGACCACGGAAAGCGTGCGCCTTAAAGGGGTGGAGTTCTACCTTTTCCCCGAGGAGGAGGGGGTGGAGTGGCGGTTCACCGCCCAGGAGATGGTGGAGGAGGGGGGGGTTTTCCGCATCCAGGGGGGGCTTGAGGGGGAACGCTATGTGGAGGACCGGCTGGACCTGCGTCTTTTCGCCCCCGAGGTGACGGTGGAGCCAGGGGACAACCTTCGGGCTCCTTTCGCCCGGGTGGAGATCCTGAAGGGATGCTTCCGCCTCCAGCTCTCCGCCCAGGGCGAGGGGGAGGTCCTCATCCGGCAGAAGGAGGGCTTTTTCGCCCCCTGGGTGCGGATCGAGGCCCCTAACCTTAGGGGAGAGGCCCAGGGCTTTCGCTCGGATTTCGGCATGGAGCGCATAGAAGCGGAAAACCCGCGGTTTGAGTTTCCCGCAGGTGGCACCTTTGGTCCTTGTACCGTGGAAGGAGGTAGCTCATGAGAAGGTGGGTTTGGTTGTCCCTTTTGGGTGTGGCCTTGGCCGCTTCCAGCGTCCGGGTAATCCAGGTGGAAGGGGGTCGGCTTTCGGGGGATCTGCGCTACGGCCCCTGGACCTTTGAGGGGGAGGTCAGGGGCCGGGTGAAGGACCTGGAGATCCGCGCCCCCAAGGCTATCCTCACCGCTCCCAAGGGCAAGACCATGCAGGAGGCAGAAGGGGAGCGGGAGGCCCGCTTTGAGGGCGGGGTGGTGGTGCGCCGGGGCCGGGTGGAGGCCCGAGGGCCCATCCTCGTGTACCGGGAGCGGACCGGGGAGGGGGAGCTTCTGGGCCCGGCCCGCATGCGCCAAGAGCCCAAGCCGGGGGAGGATCCGGTGGAGGTGGAGGCCAGCCGCATGGCCTTCCAGGTGGACACGGACACCTCC harbors:
- the pheA gene encoding prephenate dehydratase, yielding MRIAFQGTEGAYSEEALLRNFPGSTPIGFPTFHQVFEAVEAGEAQLGVVPVENTTAGSINQTYDLLLESDLHVVGEIIHRVEHCLLAPEGTELKDLKAVKSHPQALAQCDGFLARMRLTPIPVFDTAGAARSLSENPEPGVGAIASRRAAELYGLKVLAENIEDYPHNYTRFFVIGREEAPKGEGPHKTSIVFAVRHRPGGLLEALTVFAEAGVNLTKLESRPRRDKPFSYLFYLDLEGHLEDPGPAQALLGLLRRAAFLKVLGSYPAYRNGT
- a CDS encoding response regulator; this translates as MALVARLLVVDDDPRIRHLLELLLSGAGHQVVLADSAKAALEHLRKETPDLILLDIMMPDMDGLTLLGRIRAVRRLAKVPVIMFTGGGKELEGPSRALGADLFLEKPVSGRRLKEVVENLLAWEGYVLPGGERVNSLEEVGSRLRHALPEEARFKLLWRKTASRRALLQNLLAKGWTEALLRRILPGEYDLYDLLGHLAFGWPLVPLRERAARVQDPRLASHLEAYLEEKRLPLEGNGLLEELAQALYA
- a CDS encoding lipid II:glycine glycyltransferase FemX — protein: MAELLEITDPEAWNRMVSSLPITSALQSWGWGEVKRLSGWVPRRLAVYGKEGLLGAAQVLLRPLPGGLRLAYAPRGPALARLEDLPQVARALAQGVRGTHLVLEPEVGLPAEEPSPTFPGLLLEESIQPAYSLWLDLTQGEEALLKGMKEMHRRNARLALKRTELGVEGEEAFSEFFRLFEETNRRAKLLQHAKEYYQAVLREMNQPYGEAFIALARKEGEALAAGLFVAFAGKVDYLYGGSSRAHPEAKAPMGMHLAAIRHALGRGYRIYDLWGVPRTPEGSHAEGIWRFKEGFGGRRVHFPAYTLPLSPFYRPLKLLLRLRKTWVNLRVRGSARDVLG